One segment of Anopheles stephensi strain Indian chromosome 3, UCI_ANSTEP_V1.0, whole genome shotgun sequence DNA contains the following:
- the LOC118512545 gene encoding protein transport protein Sec61 subunit alpha: MGIKFLEIIKPFCGILPEIAKPERKIQFREKVLWTAITLFIFLVCCQIPLFGIMSSDSADPFYWIRVILASNRGTLMELGISPIVTSGLIMQLLAGAKIIEVGDTPKDRALFNGAQKLFGMVITIGQAIVYVMTGMYGDPAEIGAGVCLLIIIQLFVAGLIVLLLDELLQKGYGLGSGISLFIATNICETIVWKAFSPATVNTGRGTEFEGAVIALFHLLATRQDKVRALREAFYRQNLPNLMNLLATVLVFAVVIYFQGFRVDLPIKSARYRGQYSSYPIKLFYTSNIPIILQSALVSNLYVISQMLAVKFHGNFLINLLGVWADVGGGGPARSYPIGGLCYYLSPPESLGHIVADPIHAVLYIVFMLGSCAFFSKTWIDVSGSSAKDVAKQLKEQQMVMRGHRENSMIHELNRYIPTAAAFGGLCIGALSVLADFMGAIGSGTGILLAVTIIYQYFEIFVKEQSEMGGMGTLLF; this comes from the exons ATGGGAA TAAAATTCCTGGAAATAATTAAACCGTTCTGCGGCATACTGCCGGAGATCGCGAAACCCGAACGAAAGATCCAGTTCCGCGAGAAGGTACTATGGACGGCGATCACCCTGTTCATCTTCCTGGTGTGCTGCCAGATCCCGCTGTTCGGTATTATGAGCTCCGACTCGGCCGATCCGTTCTACTGGATACGTGTCATTCTCGCGTCGAACCGTGGCACACTGATGGAGCTCGGCATTTCCCCGATCGTGACGTCCGGTTTGATTATGCAGCTGCTGGCCGGTGCGAAAATCATCGAGGTCGGTGATACGCCCAAGGACCGGGCCCTGTTTAACGGTGCGCAGAAGCTGTTCGGCATGGTGATCACCATCGGGCAGGCGATCGTGTACGTGATGACGGGCATGTACGGTGATCCGGCCGAAATCGGTGCGGGCGTGTGtttgctcatcatcatccagctGTTTGTGGCCGGTTTGattgtgctgctgctcgacgAGCTGCTCCAGAAGGGATACGGACTGGGCAGCGGCATTTCGCTGTTCATTGCCACGAACATTTGCGAAACGATCGTGTGGAAGGCGTTCTCGCCCGCCACCGTCAATACGGGCCGTGGAACCGAGTTCGAGGGTGCCGTCATTGCGTTGTTCCATCTGCTGGCCACGCGCCAGGATAAGGTGCGAGCACTGCGCGAAGCGTTCTACCGCCAGAACCTGCCGAACCTGATGAACCTGCTCGCGACGGTGCTCGTGTTTGCGGTGGTCATATACTTCCAGGGCTTCCGCGTCGATCTACCGATCAAGTCGGCCCGGTACCGTGGCCAGTACAGTAGCTACCCGATCAAGCTGTTCTACACGTCCAACATTCCGATCATTCTGCAGTCGGCCCTCGTGTCCAATCTGTACGTTATCTCGCAGATGTTGGCCGTTAAGTTCCACGGCAACTTCCTAATCAACTTGCTCGGCGTGTGGGCCGATGTGGGCGGCGGTGGTCCGGCTCGCTCGTACCCGATCGGAGGGCTTTGCTACTACCTGTCGCCACCGGAATCGCTAGGCCACATTGTGGCCGATCCGATCCACGCCGTGCTGTACATTGTGTTTATGCTCGGATCGTGCGCATTCTTCTCCAAGACGTGGATCGATGTGTCGGGCAGCTCGGCAAAGGATGTGGCCAAGCAGCTGAAGGAACAGCAGATGGTGATGCGTGGCCATCGGGAGAACTCGATGATTCACGAGCTGAACCGCTACATCCCGACGGCGGCCGCGTTCGGTGGACTGTGCATCGGCGCTCTGTCGGTGTTGGCCGATTTTATGGGTGCGATCGGTTCCGGAACCGGTATTCTGCTGGCCGTCACCATCATCTACCAGTACTTCGAAATCTTCGTCAAGGAGCAGTCCGAGATGGGTGGTATGGGCACGTTACTGTTTTAG